From a single Alloactinosynnema sp. L-07 genomic region:
- a CDS encoding S-(hydroxymethyl)mycothiol dehydrogenase has protein sequence MAQRVRGVVARAKGQPVTVETIVIPDPGPGEAVVRVLSCGVCHTDLHYREGGINDEFPFLLGHEAAGIVETVGDGVTDIEPGDFVILNWRAVCGRCRACLKGKPWYCFATHNAAQPMTLEDGTALSPALGIGAFAEKTLVHSGQCTKVDPEASPTAVGLLGCGVMAGIGAAINTGNVSRGDTVAVIGCGGVGDAAIAGSRLAGATSIIAVDIDDRKLQWAKEIGATHTVNAKSQDPVESIKDLTGGFGADVVIDAVGRPETWKQAFYARDLAGTVVLVGVPTPDMKIEMPLIDFFSRGGSLKSSWYGDCLPSRDFPYLVDLYRQGRLDLDAFVSETIALDGVEQAFERMHHGDVLRSVVVF, from the coding sequence ATGGCACAGCGGGTTCGCGGCGTCGTGGCGCGCGCGAAAGGTCAGCCGGTGACGGTCGAGACGATCGTGATCCCCGATCCGGGCCCCGGCGAGGCGGTCGTCCGGGTGCTGTCGTGCGGGGTCTGCCACACCGACCTGCACTACCGCGAAGGCGGCATCAACGACGAGTTCCCGTTCCTGCTCGGCCACGAGGCCGCGGGCATCGTCGAGACCGTCGGCGACGGCGTCACCGACATCGAGCCGGGCGACTTCGTCATCCTCAACTGGCGCGCTGTCTGCGGCCGCTGCCGCGCGTGCCTCAAAGGCAAGCCCTGGTACTGCTTCGCCACCCACAACGCCGCCCAGCCGATGACCCTGGAGGACGGCACGGCGCTCTCGCCCGCCCTGGGCATCGGCGCGTTCGCCGAGAAGACGCTCGTCCACAGTGGACAGTGCACGAAGGTCGACCCGGAGGCCTCGCCGACCGCGGTCGGCCTGCTCGGCTGCGGAGTGATGGCCGGAATCGGCGCGGCGATCAACACCGGCAACGTCTCCCGCGGCGACACGGTCGCGGTGATCGGCTGCGGCGGCGTCGGCGACGCGGCCATCGCGGGCAGCAGGCTGGCGGGCGCGACGTCGATCATCGCCGTCGACATCGACGACCGGAAACTCCAGTGGGCCAAGGAGATCGGCGCCACGCACACCGTCAACGCCAAGTCCCAGGACCCCGTCGAGTCCATCAAGGACCTCACCGGCGGCTTCGGCGCGGACGTGGTGATCGACGCCGTCGGCCGCCCCGAGACGTGGAAGCAGGCGTTCTACGCCCGCGACCTGGCGGGCACGGTCGTGCTGGTCGGTGTGCCGACCCCGGACATGAAGATCGAGATGCCGTTGATCGATTTCTTCTCCCGCGGCGGCTCGCTCAAGTCCAGCTGGTACGGCGACTGCCTGCCGTCGCGCGACTTCCCCTACCTGGTCGACCTCTACCGCCAGGGCAGGCTCGACCTCGACGCGTTCGTGTCCGAGACCATCGCCCTCGACGGCGTCGAGCAGGCCTTCGAGCGGATGCACCACGGCGACGTCCTGCGTTCGGTGGTGGTCTTCTGA
- a CDS encoding SDR family NAD(P)-dependent oxidoreductase → MQIDGTAAIVTGGASGLGGATAQALAAKGASVFALDLPAAIESAPEVDGVTYVPTDVTDPEQVQAAVDAAVASGKPLRVVVNCAGIGPSARILSRKGPHDLNLFRKVVEVNLIGTFNVVTLAAAAIARTEPLEHDQRGVIINTASIAAFDGQVGQAAYAASKGGIVGLNLPAARDLASSGIRVLTIAPGIIDTPMLATVSDEFRAALAEGVPFPKRLGKPEEYANLALSIIDQDYLNGEVIRLDGSLRMAPR, encoded by the coding sequence ATGCAGATCGACGGCACCGCGGCCATCGTCACCGGTGGGGCGTCCGGGCTCGGCGGCGCGACCGCACAGGCGCTGGCCGCCAAGGGAGCGAGCGTGTTCGCCCTCGACCTGCCCGCCGCCATCGAGTCGGCGCCGGAGGTCGACGGGGTCACCTACGTGCCCACCGACGTCACCGACCCCGAGCAGGTCCAGGCCGCCGTCGACGCCGCCGTCGCGTCCGGCAAGCCGCTGCGCGTCGTGGTCAACTGTGCCGGGATCGGGCCGTCGGCGCGCATCCTGTCGCGCAAGGGACCGCACGACCTGAACCTGTTCCGCAAGGTCGTCGAGGTCAACCTGATCGGCACCTTCAACGTCGTCACCCTCGCCGCGGCAGCCATCGCGCGGACCGAGCCGCTGGAGCACGACCAGCGCGGCGTCATCATCAACACCGCCTCCATCGCCGCGTTCGACGGGCAGGTCGGGCAGGCCGCCTACGCCGCGTCCAAGGGCGGGATCGTCGGGCTGAACCTGCCCGCCGCGCGTGACCTCGCCTCGTCGGGCATCCGCGTGCTGACCATCGCCCCCGGCATCATCGACACCCCGATGCTCGCGACCGTCTCCGACGAGTTCCGCGCCGCGCTGGCCGAGGGCGTGCCGTTCCCGAAGCGCCTGGGCAAGCCGGAGGAGTACGCGAACCTGGCGCTGTCGATCATCGACCAGGACTACCTCAACGGCGAGGTGATCCGTCTCGACGGCTCGCTGCGCATGGCGCCCAGGTAG
- a CDS encoding YcnI family protein has translation MSHRFLARAGVLLAVAGSAALFSTGVASAHVTAKVIGEPAVQGGYTKITFRVPNEDNAAGTVKLEIKFPAEYPLTSVRTKPLAGWTAAITKTKLDKPVTSHGTEITEAVSTVTFTAAAGTRIGPGEFGEFEVSAGRLPDNTETLVIPTVQTYDSGKVVAWDAPPPAAGAEEPERPAPVVKLTKKAAGSDVHGAAQASNETAAEGDAHGEAKAARSDNTARWLGGAGLAVGALGLGLGAGATLRARKAIAKAGE, from the coding sequence ATGTCCCACCGCTTTCTCGCGCGCGCCGGTGTGCTGCTCGCCGTCGCGGGCAGTGCCGCCCTGTTCAGCACGGGCGTCGCGTCCGCGCACGTCACCGCCAAGGTCATCGGCGAGCCCGCCGTCCAGGGCGGGTACACCAAGATCACCTTCCGGGTGCCGAACGAGGACAACGCCGCGGGCACGGTCAAGCTGGAGATCAAGTTCCCGGCCGAGTACCCGCTGACGTCGGTGCGCACCAAGCCCCTCGCGGGCTGGACCGCGGCGATCACCAAGACCAAGCTCGACAAGCCGGTCACCTCGCACGGCACCGAGATCACCGAGGCGGTCAGCACCGTCACCTTCACCGCCGCCGCCGGGACCCGCATCGGGCCGGGCGAGTTCGGCGAGTTCGAGGTGTCGGCGGGCAGGCTGCCGGACAACACCGAGACGCTGGTCATCCCGACGGTTCAGACCTACGACAGCGGCAAGGTCGTCGCGTGGGACGCGCCGCCGCCCGCCGCCGGGGCTGAGGAGCCGGAGCGTCCGGCGCCGGTCGTCAAGCTGACCAAGAAGGCCGCGGGGTCCGACGTTCACGGTGCCGCGCAGGCGTCGAACGAGACCGCGGCTGAGGGCGACGCGCACGGCGAGGCGAAGGCCGCGCGCAGCGACAACACCGCCCGCTGGCTGGGCGGCGCCGGGCTCGCGGTCGGCGCGCTGGGCCTCGGCCTGGGTGCCGGTGCCACGCTGCGGGCGCGCAAGGCGATCGCGAAGGCGGGCGAGTAA
- a CDS encoding DUF1697 domain-containing protein, with translation MTGFVALLRGVNVGGNKKIAMADLRELLAELGFGEVKTLLQSGNAVFSGKGTPASIGTKIEAALAEKHGLTTRCVVRTAKEIQQVVDGHPLADVADNGSRMMAVFLSETLDAEQAATVEALDAATIKVGDRVVYQWCPNGILEAPEIVPFLLKQWKIHGTARNWNTVTKIAAAIP, from the coding sequence ATGACCGGATTCGTGGCCCTGCTGCGCGGGGTCAATGTGGGCGGCAACAAAAAGATCGCCATGGCCGACCTGCGCGAGCTGCTCGCCGAACTCGGCTTCGGCGAGGTGAAGACACTGCTGCAGAGCGGCAACGCGGTGTTCAGCGGCAAGGGCACGCCCGCGTCGATCGGCACGAAGATCGAGGCCGCGCTGGCCGAGAAGCACGGGCTGACGACCCGGTGCGTGGTCCGCACGGCCAAGGAGATCCAGCAGGTCGTCGACGGGCACCCGCTGGCCGACGTCGCGGACAACGGCTCGCGGATGATGGCGGTCTTCCTGTCCGAGACGCTTGACGCGGAGCAGGCCGCCACGGTCGAGGCGCTGGACGCCGCGACCATCAAGGTCGGCGATCGGGTGGTCTATCAGTGGTGCCCCAACGGCATCCTGGAGGCGCCGGAGATCGTGCCATTTCTGCTCAAGCAATGGAAGATCCACGGCACCGCCCGCAACTGGAACACCGTCACCAAGATAGCCGCCGCGATCCCCTGA
- a CDS encoding aldo/keto reductase: MELRHLGESGLVVGAVGLGCNNLGRPGTPAESLAGSRALVHAALDAGMSLFDVADVYGAPRGRSEELLGQALAGKRDHAVIATKFGMDMQGGNGPDFGARGARRYVRRAAEASLRRLGTDWIDLYQLHRPDPATPIAETLAALDDLVRAGLIRHGGVCNLAGWQLADTVWTARSTGVGAPVSSQDHYSLLERGVEREIVPACDRFALSLLPYFPLANGLLTGKYTRDQPPPAGSRLANRQRLLDDAPWHKIEKLRAFAGERGITMVSLAIGWLAAQPTVGSVIAGATTADQVAANANAIRWRPTAEDLIALDEICPPRR, encoded by the coding sequence GTGGAGCTGCGTCACCTGGGCGAGTCCGGGCTGGTGGTGGGCGCCGTCGGCCTTGGCTGCAACAACCTCGGTCGGCCCGGCACGCCCGCCGAGTCCTTGGCGGGTTCCCGCGCGCTCGTGCACGCCGCGCTCGACGCCGGAATGTCCTTGTTCGACGTCGCCGACGTCTACGGCGCCCCGCGCGGCCGCAGTGAGGAACTGCTGGGTCAGGCGCTGGCGGGCAAGCGCGACCACGCGGTCATCGCCACCAAGTTCGGCATGGACATGCAGGGTGGCAATGGTCCCGACTTCGGTGCCCGCGGCGCCCGCCGCTATGTGCGCCGGGCCGCGGAGGCGTCGCTGCGCAGGCTCGGCACCGACTGGATCGACCTCTACCAACTCCACCGCCCCGACCCGGCCACACCGATCGCCGAGACCCTGGCCGCCCTCGACGACCTGGTCCGCGCGGGGTTGATCCGGCACGGCGGGGTCTGCAACCTGGCGGGCTGGCAGCTGGCCGACACCGTCTGGACGGCGCGGAGCACCGGCGTCGGTGCCCCGGTCTCCTCGCAGGACCACTACTCGCTGCTCGAACGCGGTGTCGAGCGGGAGATCGTGCCCGCCTGCGACCGGTTCGCGCTGAGCCTGCTGCCGTACTTCCCGCTGGCCAACGGCCTGCTGACCGGCAAATACACCCGCGACCAGCCCCCGCCCGCCGGGTCCCGGCTGGCCAACCGTCAGCGGCTGCTCGACGACGCGCCCTGGCACAAGATCGAGAAGCTGCGCGCGTTCGCGGGCGAGCGCGGGATCACCATGGTCAGCCTCGCGATCGGCTGGCTGGCCGCGCAGCCCACCGTCGGGTCGGTCATCGCGGGCGCGACCACCGCCGACCAGGTCGCGGCCAACGCCAACGCGATCCGCTGGCGTCCCACGGCCGAGGACCTGATCGCCCTCGACGAGATCTGTCCACCCCGCCGCTGA
- a CDS encoding DUF6474 family protein, protein MGRVARKKEGFTPARARNVIAVAKVLGPVVLPVVTPYVVKSASAVRDRWDRAKARRLGVSVEDLGHYTGKGGALHARIAGAADGVNELRAKANASKDDIEFAVSAESTLSQLAAAVRAAERMPTPRRKGAHRAVAAELDKIEERLLTSLGV, encoded by the coding sequence GTGGGTCGGGTGGCGCGGAAGAAGGAAGGGTTCACGCCCGCGAGGGCGAGGAACGTGATCGCCGTGGCGAAGGTGTTGGGGCCGGTGGTCCTGCCGGTGGTGACGCCCTATGTGGTCAAGAGTGCCTCCGCCGTAAGGGATCGGTGGGACCGCGCCAAGGCTCGCCGGTTGGGGGTTTCCGTCGAAGACCTCGGTCACTACACCGGCAAGGGCGGCGCCCTGCACGCGCGGATCGCTGGCGCCGCCGATGGGGTTAACGAGTTGCGTGCCAAGGCCAACGCGTCCAAAGACGACATCGAGTTCGCGGTTTCCGCCGAGTCCACGCTGAGTCAGCTGGCCGCGGCGGTCCGGGCCGCTGAGCGGATGCCGACGCCGCGGCGCAAGGGGGCGCATCGGGCGGTGGCGGCCGAGTTGGACAAGATCGAAGAGCGCCTGCTCACATCTCTCGGCGTGTGA
- a CDS encoding TM0106 family RecB-like putative nuclease: MTDKVLLDAGVVSRCRRRVHLEHDPAARDLPRQAPDPTGELRKADAMAHRREIADQLSAVFGARWVEIPVDVRGSEREAATLAAIEARTDFIWAPQLPRDVPGGRRGGIDLLVRTDGGYVPVLVVRHKVSDPGTGARTSSLADLPDVGGSPDQTRKVRPQPRDQLRLAHTRRLLQAAGHADERSAFAGVIGLDGDVVVWHDLAAPTWPGGRTALAEYEVRFDDRLAVATAAATGGEALAEPSRIVECRSCPWWPVCSEKLLAARDVSLVVRGEDAGFLRAADIATVDALAALDPDDHDVPPLVGMPLGDAVGLARAWLADLTVVRRNETLHVPRADVEVDVDMESFGDAGAYLWGALLSGADIGVEPGYRAFVTWDPLPTEDEARSFAEFWQWFATVRNAAVARGLTFRAYCYNELAENRWLLASAKRFAGKPGIPTRREVLTFIESDEWFDLFGSVREHFLCSHGKGLKTIAPVAGFSWRDPEASGENSMRWYRAAVGMDGGAPDEVQRARLLEYNEDDVQATAVLRAWMSSPEVTKIPYVGDI, encoded by the coding sequence GTGACTGACAAGGTGTTGCTCGACGCCGGCGTGGTGAGCCGGTGTCGGCGTCGTGTGCACCTGGAGCATGATCCCGCCGCCCGGGACCTGCCGCGGCAGGCGCCTGATCCGACTGGGGAGTTGCGGAAGGCCGACGCCATGGCGCATCGGCGGGAGATCGCCGATCAGCTTTCCGCTGTGTTCGGGGCCCGGTGGGTGGAGATTCCCGTCGATGTCCGGGGCTCCGAGCGGGAAGCCGCGACGCTGGCCGCCATCGAGGCCAGGACCGACTTCATCTGGGCTCCCCAGCTGCCGCGCGACGTCCCCGGTGGCAGGCGTGGCGGCATCGACCTGCTGGTCCGCACCGACGGCGGTTACGTCCCGGTCCTCGTCGTCCGCCACAAAGTCAGTGATCCCGGCACCGGCGCCCGCACGTCATCCCTCGCCGACCTGCCCGACGTCGGTGGCAGCCCGGATCAGACCCGCAAGGTCCGCCCGCAGCCCCGCGACCAGCTCCGGCTCGCGCACACGCGCAGGCTGCTCCAAGCCGCGGGCCACGCCGACGAGCGCAGTGCGTTCGCCGGGGTGATCGGCCTCGATGGCGATGTCGTCGTCTGGCACGACCTGGCCGCGCCGACGTGGCCTGGGGGGCGGACGGCGCTGGCCGAGTATGAGGTGCGGTTCGACGATCGGTTGGCGGTCGCGACGGCGGCGGCGACCGGCGGTGAGGCGCTGGCGGAGCCGTCGCGGATCGTCGAGTGTCGGAGTTGTCCCTGGTGGCCGGTGTGCAGCGAGAAGCTGCTGGCCGCCCGCGACGTCAGCCTCGTCGTGCGTGGCGAGGACGCCGGGTTCCTGCGGGCCGCCGACATCGCCACCGTCGACGCGCTCGCCGCGCTCGATCCCGACGACCACGACGTTCCGCCGCTGGTGGGCATGCCGCTGGGCGACGCGGTTGGGTTGGCGCGGGCCTGGCTGGCCGACTTGACCGTGGTGCGCCGCAACGAGACCTTGCACGTGCCCCGCGCCGACGTCGAGGTCGATGTCGACATGGAGAGCTTCGGCGACGCCGGGGCCTACCTGTGGGGCGCGCTGCTCTCCGGGGCCGACATCGGCGTCGAACCGGGCTACCGCGCGTTCGTCACGTGGGATCCGCTGCCCACCGAAGACGAAGCGCGCTCGTTCGCCGAGTTCTGGCAGTGGTTCGCCACCGTTCGCAACGCCGCCGTCGCGCGCGGGCTGACGTTCCGCGCCTACTGCTACAACGAACTCGCCGAGAACCGCTGGCTGCTGGCGTCGGCCAAGCGGTTCGCGGGCAAGCCGGGCATCCCGACGCGCCGCGAGGTCCTGACGTTCATCGAGTCCGACGAGTGGTTCGACCTCTTCGGCAGTGTCCGCGAGCATTTCCTTTGCTCCCATGGCAAAGGCCTCAAGACGATCGCCCCCGTCGCGGGGTTCTCCTGGCGCGACCCGGAGGCCAGCGGCGAGAACTCGATGCGCTGGTACCGGGCCGCGGTGGGGATGGACGGCGGCGCCCCCGACGAGGTCCAGCGCGCGCGGCTGCTGGAGTACAACGAGGATGACGTCCAGGCCACCGCCGTCCTGCGCGCCTGGATGTCCTCGCCCGAAGTCACGAAGATCCCGTACGTCGGCGATATCTAA
- a CDS encoding copper resistance D family protein — MSETRATARQRYHLVTVLVVASIAGVFIGMAIVATEPIPGLPQPDAVVRVGLPIVRVLLDMAAVVTVGLCLLPLLVGFDRPVITEPILSVARRVAMASSLVWVMTALVALVLQTAELRPEEDVSFGAVVDYIGTVGAGKALLFVAAFALLTFVLSLVAVRVGENMPAELRAAVALFALLPLPVTGHATNWRWHDFTMISMELHVMSAAAWTGGLGAVVALAAANRTLLGFALPRFSKLATVCLVLVTATGLFNGLIELAVSPTHDLISGLFTTSYGILVVIKTGCLIALAALGAHVRWRLMPGVVAHKRTALLGWVGLELAVMGLAFGFAVILTRAPVS, encoded by the coding sequence GTGAGCGAGACCCGGGCCACCGCCCGACAGCGGTACCACCTGGTGACGGTGCTGGTCGTGGCCTCGATCGCCGGTGTGTTCATCGGCATGGCCATCGTGGCGACCGAGCCGATCCCGGGGCTGCCGCAGCCGGACGCGGTGGTCCGGGTGGGGCTCCCGATCGTCCGCGTGCTGCTCGACATGGCCGCCGTGGTCACCGTGGGGCTGTGTCTGCTGCCGCTGCTGGTCGGGTTCGACCGGCCGGTGATCACCGAGCCGATCCTGAGCGTGGCCCGCCGGGTGGCCATGGCCAGTTCGCTGGTCTGGGTGATGACGGCGCTGGTCGCGCTGGTGCTGCAGACCGCCGAGCTGCGGCCGGAGGAGGACGTGTCGTTCGGCGCGGTCGTCGACTACATCGGCACCGTAGGGGCGGGCAAGGCGCTGCTGTTCGTCGCCGCTTTCGCGCTGCTGACCTTCGTGTTGTCGCTGGTCGCCGTGCGGGTGGGCGAGAACATGCCCGCCGAGCTGCGGGCGGCGGTGGCCCTGTTCGCGCTGCTGCCGCTGCCGGTCACCGGACACGCGACGAACTGGCGCTGGCACGACTTCACGATGATCTCGATGGAGCTGCACGTGATGAGCGCGGCGGCCTGGACCGGCGGGCTCGGCGCGGTGGTCGCGCTGGCCGCGGCCAACCGCACGCTCCTCGGGTTCGCCCTGCCGCGCTTCTCCAAGCTCGCGACCGTCTGCCTGGTGCTGGTCACCGCGACGGGGCTGTTCAACGGCCTGATCGAGCTCGCGGTCAGTCCGACGCACGATCTGATCAGCGGCCTGTTCACCACGAGTTACGGAATCCTCGTCGTCATCAAGACGGGTTGCCTGATCGCGCTCGCCGCGCTGGGAGCCCACGTTCGCTGGCGGCTGATGCCGGGCGTCGTCGCCCACAAGCGCACGGCGCTGCTGGGCTGGGTGGGACTGGAACTGGCCGTCATGGGCCTGGCCTTCGGCTTCGCGGTGATCCTGACCAGGGCCCCGGTCTCCTGA
- a CDS encoding copper resistance CopC family protein, protein MRTFTRAVAALAVALFAMVGLAPAAFAHNQLVSSTPADKSSVDAGPSTIELTFDQPVQGGTGVNTVVVVGPNGTDQWQGGDASVRGNVVTVPVRELGPAGDYRVGYRILSADGHPVAGEIKFTLAKAGNGTPAPPEQTKTAGTAAESTGDDGGIPVWVWIAGAVVLLGAGVFFALRVGGGAAK, encoded by the coding sequence ATGCGGACCTTCACCCGCGCTGTCGCGGCACTCGCCGTCGCGCTGTTCGCCATGGTCGGGCTCGCGCCCGCGGCCTTCGCGCACAACCAGCTGGTCAGCAGCACCCCGGCGGACAAGTCGTCGGTCGACGCGGGACCGTCAACTATCGAGCTGACCTTCGACCAGCCCGTACAGGGCGGCACGGGAGTCAACACGGTCGTCGTGGTCGGGCCCAACGGGACCGACCAGTGGCAGGGCGGGGACGCGTCGGTCCGCGGCAACGTGGTCACCGTGCCCGTCCGCGAACTCGGCCCGGCCGGTGACTACCGCGTCGGCTACCGGATCCTGTCGGCGGACGGTCACCCGGTGGCAGGCGAGATCAAGTTCACCCTGGCCAAGGCGGGCAACGGCACGCCCGCCCCGCCGGAGCAGACCAAGACCGCCGGAACCGCCGCCGAGTCCACCGGCGACGACGGCGGGATCCCGGTCTGGGTGTGGATCGCGGGCGCGGTCGTCCTGCTCGGCGCGGGCGTGTTCTTCGCGCTGCGCGTCGGTGGGGGTGCGGCGAAGTGA
- a CDS encoding oxidoreductase: protein MSTTPEDDPGAVSALGWTAADIPSLIGRTAVVTGGNSGLGFQTSRELARHGAHVILTARDADKGAEAVEAIRTEQPDALVETRIVDLADLDTVTAFADTVDRIDLLINNAGVMMPPRSLSAQGYELQFAVNHLGHFALTALLLDVLKEGIDPRVVTVSSYLHKRGRMHFDDLHGEHKYSKTGYYAQSKLANVVFGLELHRRLRANGFGVASVLAHPGSAATNLQSSGPTGVTKLAIKVSNRLMAQDAGMGALPQLYAATHPEVESGQFIGPNGRREQKGYPTVVEPLEAARDRELAKRLWDVSEELTGLDFGLAR from the coding sequence ATGAGCACCACACCCGAGGACGATCCGGGGGCGGTGTCCGCCCTCGGGTGGACCGCCGCCGACATCCCCAGCCTGATCGGCCGCACCGCCGTCGTGACCGGCGGCAACAGTGGTCTGGGTTTCCAGACCAGCCGTGAACTGGCCCGCCACGGCGCCCACGTCATCCTGACCGCCCGCGACGCCGACAAGGGCGCCGAGGCGGTCGAGGCGATCCGGACCGAGCAGCCCGACGCGCTCGTCGAGACCCGGATCGTCGACCTCGCCGACCTGGACACGGTGACCGCATTCGCCGACACCGTCGACCGGATCGACCTCCTCATCAACAACGCGGGCGTGATGATGCCGCCGCGTTCGCTGAGCGCCCAGGGCTACGAGCTGCAGTTCGCCGTCAACCACCTGGGCCACTTCGCGCTCACCGCGCTGCTGCTGGACGTGTTGAAGGAAGGCATCGACCCGCGCGTGGTCACCGTCAGCTCATACCTGCACAAGCGCGGCCGGATGCACTTCGACGACCTGCACGGCGAGCACAAGTACTCCAAGACCGGCTACTACGCGCAGTCCAAGCTGGCGAACGTGGTGTTCGGGCTGGAGCTGCACCGGCGGTTGCGGGCCAACGGCTTCGGTGTCGCGAGTGTGCTGGCCCACCCTGGCTCGGCGGCGACGAACCTGCAGTCGAGCGGGCCGACCGGGGTGACGAAGCTGGCGATCAAGGTGTCCAACCGCCTGATGGCGCAGGACGCGGGCATGGGAGCGCTGCCGCAGCTGTACGCGGCGACGCACCCGGAGGTCGAGAGCGGGCAGTTCATCGGGCCGAACGGGCGGCGGGAGCAGAAGGGCTACCCGACGGTGGTCGAGCCGCTGGAGGCCGCCCGCGACCGTGAGCTGGCCAAGCGGCTGTGGGATGTCAGCGAGGAGCTGACGGGCCTCGACTTCGGCCTGGCCCGCTGA
- a CDS encoding L-histidine N(alpha)-methyltransferase, translating into MTADERPVIGDLARAIDESDFAWSLVLVGEDQSSKLASLTSDLRGRPSATGEGKQITSGYQYWGIGPTIAWAHACSDPFYQVMKQSLESFTRRWRRISGKVGGAPFHYVCLGAGTGHKDRQILATLLADNPDLFYFPVDISSEMLRLGASTSTSGLGMAGHRIVPVQLDFAIHENLVELGTLLRRVVGDEPILYSLVGNTMANFDDDAETLASLTAMMRPQDLFLLEVATTDDLSDDLARQVVEEYARSRAYKEFVTSALMHNSDLTIDMESVQFRGSVEPGRALKVKVIYQNRTGGDIQMMLPDRTRVLFPDNDTILLQVTRKYARKALDEIFAKCGLRRVAATHSDFRAQRVSPGFGMELVLLRRTEGDPAPAQQRRTRADEIWAN; encoded by the coding sequence ATGACCGCCGATGAACGGCCCGTGATCGGCGATCTCGCCCGAGCGATCGATGAGTCCGACTTCGCGTGGTCGCTGGTGCTCGTCGGTGAAGACCAGTCGAGCAAGCTCGCCTCACTCACGTCCGACCTGCGAGGACGCCCGTCGGCGACCGGCGAGGGCAAGCAGATCACCTCGGGCTACCAGTACTGGGGGATCGGCCCGACGATCGCCTGGGCGCACGCCTGCTCCGACCCGTTCTACCAGGTCATGAAGCAGAGCCTGGAGTCGTTCACCCGGCGCTGGCGGCGCATCAGCGGCAAGGTCGGCGGCGCTCCGTTCCACTACGTCTGCCTCGGCGCGGGCACCGGCCACAAGGACCGGCAGATCCTGGCGACGCTGCTGGCCGACAACCCGGACCTGTTCTACTTCCCCGTCGACATCAGCTCCGAAATGCTGCGGCTGGGCGCGAGCACCTCGACCTCCGGGCTGGGGATGGCGGGCCACCGGATCGTGCCGGTGCAGCTCGACTTCGCCATCCACGAGAACCTGGTCGAGCTGGGCACGCTGCTGCGCCGCGTCGTCGGCGACGAGCCGATCCTGTACTCGCTGGTCGGCAACACGATGGCCAACTTCGACGACGACGCGGAGACGCTGGCCAGCCTCACCGCGATGATGCGCCCGCAGGACTTGTTCCTGCTGGAGGTCGCCACCACCGACGACCTGTCCGACGACCTCGCGCGGCAGGTGGTCGAGGAGTACGCGCGCAGCCGGGCGTACAAGGAGTTCGTGACCAGCGCGCTGATGCACAACTCGGACCTGACGATCGACATGGAGTCGGTGCAGTTCCGCGGGTCGGTGGAGCCGGGGCGCGCGCTCAAGGTCAAGGTGATCTACCAGAACCGGACCGGCGGCGACATCCAGATGATGCTGCCCGACCGCACCAGGGTCCTGTTCCCCGACAACGACACGATCCTGCTGCAGGTCACCCGCAAGTACGCGCGCAAGGCGCTCGACGAGATCTTCGCCAAGTGCGGGCTGCGCCGGGTCGCCGCGACGCACTCGGACTTCCGCGCCCAGCGGGTCTCGCCCGGGTTCGGGATGGAGCTGGTTCTGCTGCGCCGCACGGAAGGTGATCCGGCGCCCGCCCAGCAGCGCCGGACCAGGGCCGACGAGATCTGGGCCAACTAG
- a CDS encoding MBL fold metallo-hydrolase, translating into MTARIDFVVTSGTFSLDGETHEVDNNVWIVGDDHEVVIIDAAHDADEILAAVADRTVKAIICTHAHDDHINVAEDLANATDALVMLHPADEPLWRHVYPDDDFEALYDGEIIEVAGVGLHILHTPGHAPGAVCVYAPSLNAVFSGDTLFRGGPGATGRSFSDFPTIIDSITERLFELPPETIVHTGHGDSTTIGEEAPHLDEWLQRGH; encoded by the coding sequence ATGACCGCGCGTATCGATTTCGTCGTCACCTCGGGCACGTTCAGCCTCGACGGCGAGACCCACGAGGTGGACAACAACGTCTGGATCGTCGGCGACGACCACGAGGTGGTGATCATCGACGCGGCGCACGACGCCGACGAGATCCTCGCCGCGGTGGCCGATCGCACGGTCAAGGCGATCATCTGCACTCACGCCCACGACGACCACATCAACGTCGCCGAAGACCTCGCGAACGCGACCGACGCGCTGGTGATGCTGCACCCGGCCGACGAGCCGCTGTGGCGCCACGTCTATCCCGACGACGACTTCGAGGCGCTCTACGACGGCGAGATCATCGAGGTCGCGGGCGTTGGGCTGCACATCCTGCACACCCCTGGCCACGCGCCCGGCGCGGTCTGCGTCTACGCGCCATCGCTCAACGCCGTGTTCAGCGGCGACACCCTGTTCCGCGGCGGCCCCGGCGCCACCGGCCGCTCGTTCAGCGACTTCCCGACGATCATCGACTCGATCACCGAGCGCCTGTTCGAGCTGCCGCCCGAGACGATCGTGCACACCGGCCACGGCGACTCCACGACGATCGGTGAGGAAGCTCCCCATCTCGATGAATGGCTCCAACGCGGCCACTAG